A single window of Bombus affinis isolate iyBomAffi1 chromosome 15, iyBomAffi1.2, whole genome shotgun sequence DNA harbors:
- the LOC126925207 gene encoding nudC domain-containing protein 1 isoform X1: protein MTKVVELCPDRNLTNLKFEKYQFCSDEVPIDSEINLKTDILRLELTTNRDSLLETRLFAFHNHLFKNPYDTSVWFIDKDWVVWHLKKDGNLQQVYTIHSFNEKIQNFLYNPSIGFTSNNIIVISDGGDCLTLLVTDAQEHIKSFILNDAEPGIILDVQYVNTISTVMVVMCDIRSTGEKKFTRLLLLTYIWRNVGSEAEYFELTDKKALKVNGAVEYVYIEECGKYLHSICQDYITFECPKTKQFTNSRKDIEKTGELKIPKYCWSQDEDSITVWLTIDKHHHDKVKVNVTPLELSVTVNNNILIEGQCQYRLDENLTTWRYEQDTFKLELYKHESGLMWNELIKGDIGGECLPNETLATEIHFRLAHLCADQIDNKQGQPCLGFNAEQLEECDLERKDNLLQRIDLITQENTHLAMLGLNNHVLYTYKTKSGQAICLRHDNDGCLWITNQINDMEWNIKHHYTFPGFGYVEASKSNKKFCLSPADGSYVAILEHIRYIFLYKKPESNIEVGKQWIVDLGIETYPIMGAAATNRYLIILTKNKLYRLNMYNIIIK from the exons ATGACGAAAGTTGTTGAATTATGTCCTGATAGAAATTTAACAAATCTAAAATTTGAGAAATATCAATTTTGTTCTGATGAAGTACCAATAGACagtgaaataaatttgaaaacag ATATACTTAGGTTAGAGTTAACAACCAATCGTGATTCCCTTTTAGAAACTCGATTGTTTGCATTTCATAACCATTTATTCAAAAATCCATATGATACATCAGTTTGGTTTATAGATAAAGATTGGGTTGTGTGGCATCTTAAAAAGGATGGCAATTTACAACAAGTATATACAATCCATAGCTTCAACGAAAAGATACAGAATTTTCTATATAATCCATCAATTGGATTTACTAGTAACAATATTATTGTAATCTCTGATGGTGGAGACTGTTTAACATTATTAGTAACAGATGCACAGGAACATATTAAATCTTTTATACTAAATGATGCAGAGCCTGGAATTATATTAGATGTACAATATGTGAATACTATAAGCACTGTTATGGTCGTAATGTGTGATATTAGAAGTACAGGCGAAAAAAAATTTACAAGACTATTACTGCTAACGTATATTTGGAGAAATGTAGGAAGTGAAGCTGAATACTTTGAGCTAACTGATAAAAAAGCTTTAAAAGTAAATGGTGCTgttgaatatgtatatatagaagaATGCGGAAAATACTTGCATTCTATTTGCCAAGATTATATAACATTTGAATGTCCAAAAACAAAACAATTTACTAATAGTAGGAAAGATATAGAAAAAACTGGAGAACTAAAGATCCCAAAATATTGTTGGTCTCAGGATGAGGATTCCATAACAGTTTGGCTTACAATAGATAAACATCATCATGATAAAGTTAAAGTAAATGTAACGCCTTTGGAATTATCGGTAACAGTGAATAATAACATACTAATTGAAGGGCAATGCCAATACAGATTAGACGAAAATTTAACAACATGGAGATATGAACAGGATACATTTAAACTTGAACTGTATAAACATGAAAGTGGTTTGATGTGGAATGAACTAATTAAAGGTGATATTGGTGGAGAATGTTTGCCTAATGAAACTTTGGCTACTGAAATCCATTTTAG GTTAGCACATCTGTGTGCGGATCAAATAGATAACAAACAAGGTCAACCTTGTTTGGGATTCAATGCTGAACAACTTGAAGAATGTGACcttgaaagaaaagataatcTTCTACAAAGAATTGACCTTATTACACAGGAAAATACTCATTTAGCTATGCTTGGACTAAACAATCATGTCTTGTATACGTACAAAACAAAATCTGGACAAGCAATATGTTTAAGGCACGACAACGACGGTTGCTTATGGATAACTAACCAAATAAATGATATGGAATGGAATATAAAGCATCACTACACCTTTCCTGGTTTTGGTTACGTTGAAGCaagtaaaagtaacaaaaagTTTTGTCTTTCACCTGCTG ATGGTTCATATGTAGCTATACTTGAGCACATaagatatatatttctttataaaaaacCTGAATCAAATATTGAAGTTGGGAAGCAATGGATTGTAGACTTAGGTATTGAAACTTAtcctattatgggagcagctgccacaaatAGGTATCTGATCATTCTAACTAAAAACAAATTGTATCGACTAAATATGTATaacataattataaaataa
- the LOC126925207 gene encoding nudC domain-containing protein 1 isoform X2, with protein MTKVVELCPDRNLTNLKFEKYQFCSDEVPIDSEINLKTDKDWVVWHLKKDGNLQQVYTIHSFNEKIQNFLYNPSIGFTSNNIIVISDGGDCLTLLVTDAQEHIKSFILNDAEPGIILDVQYVNTISTVMVVMCDIRSTGEKKFTRLLLLTYIWRNVGSEAEYFELTDKKALKVNGAVEYVYIEECGKYLHSICQDYITFECPKTKQFTNSRKDIEKTGELKIPKYCWSQDEDSITVWLTIDKHHHDKVKVNVTPLELSVTVNNNILIEGQCQYRLDENLTTWRYEQDTFKLELYKHESGLMWNELIKGDIGGECLPNETLATEIHFRLAHLCADQIDNKQGQPCLGFNAEQLEECDLERKDNLLQRIDLITQENTHLAMLGLNNHVLYTYKTKSGQAICLRHDNDGCLWITNQINDMEWNIKHHYTFPGFGYVEASKSNKKFCLSPADGSYVAILEHIRYIFLYKKPESNIEVGKQWIVDLGIETYPIMGAAATNRYLIILTKNKLYRLNMYNIIIK; from the exons ATGACGAAAGTTGTTGAATTATGTCCTGATAGAAATTTAACAAATCTAAAATTTGAGAAATATCAATTTTGTTCTGATGAAGTACCAATAGACagtgaaataaatttgaaaacag ATAAAGATTGGGTTGTGTGGCATCTTAAAAAGGATGGCAATTTACAACAAGTATATACAATCCATAGCTTCAACGAAAAGATACAGAATTTTCTATATAATCCATCAATTGGATTTACTAGTAACAATATTATTGTAATCTCTGATGGTGGAGACTGTTTAACATTATTAGTAACAGATGCACAGGAACATATTAAATCTTTTATACTAAATGATGCAGAGCCTGGAATTATATTAGATGTACAATATGTGAATACTATAAGCACTGTTATGGTCGTAATGTGTGATATTAGAAGTACAGGCGAAAAAAAATTTACAAGACTATTACTGCTAACGTATATTTGGAGAAATGTAGGAAGTGAAGCTGAATACTTTGAGCTAACTGATAAAAAAGCTTTAAAAGTAAATGGTGCTgttgaatatgtatatatagaagaATGCGGAAAATACTTGCATTCTATTTGCCAAGATTATATAACATTTGAATGTCCAAAAACAAAACAATTTACTAATAGTAGGAAAGATATAGAAAAAACTGGAGAACTAAAGATCCCAAAATATTGTTGGTCTCAGGATGAGGATTCCATAACAGTTTGGCTTACAATAGATAAACATCATCATGATAAAGTTAAAGTAAATGTAACGCCTTTGGAATTATCGGTAACAGTGAATAATAACATACTAATTGAAGGGCAATGCCAATACAGATTAGACGAAAATTTAACAACATGGAGATATGAACAGGATACATTTAAACTTGAACTGTATAAACATGAAAGTGGTTTGATGTGGAATGAACTAATTAAAGGTGATATTGGTGGAGAATGTTTGCCTAATGAAACTTTGGCTACTGAAATCCATTTTAG GTTAGCACATCTGTGTGCGGATCAAATAGATAACAAACAAGGTCAACCTTGTTTGGGATTCAATGCTGAACAACTTGAAGAATGTGACcttgaaagaaaagataatcTTCTACAAAGAATTGACCTTATTACACAGGAAAATACTCATTTAGCTATGCTTGGACTAAACAATCATGTCTTGTATACGTACAAAACAAAATCTGGACAAGCAATATGTTTAAGGCACGACAACGACGGTTGCTTATGGATAACTAACCAAATAAATGATATGGAATGGAATATAAAGCATCACTACACCTTTCCTGGTTTTGGTTACGTTGAAGCaagtaaaagtaacaaaaagTTTTGTCTTTCACCTGCTG ATGGTTCATATGTAGCTATACTTGAGCACATaagatatatatttctttataaaaaacCTGAATCAAATATTGAAGTTGGGAAGCAATGGATTGTAGACTTAGGTATTGAAACTTAtcctattatgggagcagctgccacaaatAGGTATCTGATCATTCTAACTAAAAACAAATTGTATCGACTAAATATGTATaacataattataaaataa